From a region of the Methylomonas rapida genome:
- the pyrE gene encoding orotate phosphoribosyltransferase codes for MLDYQKQFIRLALDCGVLKFGEFQLKSGRISPYFFNTGLFNTGAQLDKLGQFYAQALINAEVNVDVLYGPAYKGIPLVSTTSIAYARLKQDIPFAFNRKEAKDHGEGGVLVGAPLQGDVWILDDVITAGTSVRESVDIIRGAGANVAGVVIALDRQEKGQNELSAVQEVSTQFGIPVISIISLAEIIEFIEQDNSFADKLPIIRSYRQQHGT; via the coding sequence ATGCTCGATTATCAAAAACAGTTCATTCGCCTGGCTTTAGACTGTGGCGTGCTCAAATTCGGCGAGTTTCAATTGAAATCCGGCCGAATCAGTCCTTATTTCTTCAATACCGGTTTATTCAACACCGGCGCGCAACTGGACAAACTCGGTCAATTTTACGCGCAGGCGCTGATCAACGCCGAGGTGAACGTCGATGTACTTTACGGTCCGGCTTACAAGGGGATTCCGCTGGTCAGCACCACCTCCATCGCCTATGCACGCCTGAAGCAAGACATTCCATTCGCGTTCAACCGCAAGGAAGCCAAGGATCACGGTGAAGGAGGGGTATTGGTCGGCGCGCCGCTGCAAGGCGATGTCTGGATACTGGATGACGTCATCACCGCCGGCACGTCGGTGCGGGAGTCGGTCGACATCATTCGCGGCGCCGGCGCCAACGTGGCCGGTGTGGTGATCGCGCTGGACCGACAGGAAAAAGGCCAGAACGAGTTATCCGCCGTGCAAGAGGTTTCCACTCAATTCGGTATCCCAGTCATTTCTATTATCTCGCTAGCCGAAATAATCGAATTTATTGAACAAGATAACAGT